A genomic region of Manihot esculenta cultivar AM560-2 chromosome 15, M.esculenta_v8, whole genome shotgun sequence contains the following coding sequences:
- the LOC110602148 gene encoding FCS-Like Zinc finger 8 isoform X1 yields the protein MADYSTILSPTDKHRKSSSFPRLFTGLTFKNLSETAEAVMSPTSILDSKSFSGLMKNPFLPDLPTPKTPDSETKRTWDKLDSRGLGLVDALNDDKFDTNLPKSESRMIIFGSQLKIQVPHLPPPFHSSPAESPKSPADFGIKTRNSQLGSFSSGLSHSPAKKSACGSTNWGMDTPNSPRFFTGCLSTSEMELSEEYTCVISYGPNPRTTHIFDDCIVESCCGIVGSDLRPESTGLSADGSIHSPENFLSFCYACKKHLVQGKNIYMYRGEKAFCSRECRYHVMLLEEGIDKLDVCGTCS from the exons ATGGCGGACTATAGCACAATTCTGTCTCCAACAGACAAACATAGAAAATCTAGTTCTTTTCCAAGGTTGTTCACGGGCTTGACCTTCAAGAATTTATCTGAAACAGCTGAGGCAGTCATGAGCCCAACTTCAATTCTCGATAGCAAATCTTTCTCAGGGCTCATGAAAAACCCCTTCTTGCCTGACCTCCCCACCCCTAAAACCCCAGATTCAGAGACCAAGCGCACCTGGGACAAGCTGGACTCCAGAGGCCTTGGCCTTGTTGATGCTCTTAATGATGATAAATTTGACACCAATTTGCCAAAATCCGAAAGCAGAATGATTATATTCGGATCGCAGCTAAAGATTCAAGTTCCCCATTTGCCGCCTCCATTTCATTCATCGCCAGCTGAATCTCCCAAATCTCCTGCTGATTTCGGCATAAAAACAAGAAATTCTCAATTGGGTTCTTTCTCTTCTGGGCTATCTCATTCTCCAGCTAAGAAATCAGCATGCGGTTCAACCAATTGGGGTATGGACACTCCGAATTCACCACGGTTTTTTACCGGTTGTCTGTCTACAAGCGAGATGGAGCTTTCTGAGGAATACACTTGTGTGATCTCATATGGGCCTAACCCAAGAACTACTCATATATTTGATGATTGCATTGTTGAGAGCTGCTGTGGTATTGTTGGCTCTGATTTGAGGCCAGAGTCTACTGGGTTGTCGGCCGATGGATCAATTCATTCACCAGAGAATTTCTTAAGTTTCTGCTATGCTTGCAAGAAGCATCTTGTGCAGGGAAAAAACATTTACATGTACAG AGGTGAAAAAGCATTTTGCAGCCGAGAATGTCGGTATCATGTGATGCTACTAGAGGAGGGAATAGATAAGCTGGATGTCTGTGGCACTTGTTCATGA
- the LOC110602148 gene encoding FCS-Like Zinc finger 8 isoform X2 — translation MADYSTILSPTDKHRKSSSFPRLFTGLTFKNLSETAEAVMSPTSILDSKSFSGLMKNPFLPDLPTPKTPDSETKRTWDKLDSRGLGLVDALNDDKFDTNLPKSESRMIIFGSQLKIQVPHLPPPFHSSPAESPKSPADFGIKTRNSQLGSFSSGLSHSPAKKSACGSTNWGMDTPNSPRFFTGCLSTSEMELSEEYTCVISYGPNPRTTHIFDDCIVESCCGIVGSDLRPESTGLSADGSIHSPENFLSFCYACKKHLVQGKNIYMYSLMQR, via the exons ATGGCGGACTATAGCACAATTCTGTCTCCAACAGACAAACATAGAAAATCTAGTTCTTTTCCAAGGTTGTTCACGGGCTTGACCTTCAAGAATTTATCTGAAACAGCTGAGGCAGTCATGAGCCCAACTTCAATTCTCGATAGCAAATCTTTCTCAGGGCTCATGAAAAACCCCTTCTTGCCTGACCTCCCCACCCCTAAAACCCCAGATTCAGAGACCAAGCGCACCTGGGACAAGCTGGACTCCAGAGGCCTTGGCCTTGTTGATGCTCTTAATGATGATAAATTTGACACCAATTTGCCAAAATCCGAAAGCAGAATGATTATATTCGGATCGCAGCTAAAGATTCAAGTTCCCCATTTGCCGCCTCCATTTCATTCATCGCCAGCTGAATCTCCCAAATCTCCTGCTGATTTCGGCATAAAAACAAGAAATTCTCAATTGGGTTCTTTCTCTTCTGGGCTATCTCATTCTCCAGCTAAGAAATCAGCATGCGGTTCAACCAATTGGGGTATGGACACTCCGAATTCACCACGGTTTTTTACCGGTTGTCTGTCTACAAGCGAGATGGAGCTTTCTGAGGAATACACTTGTGTGATCTCATATGGGCCTAACCCAAGAACTACTCATATATTTGATGATTGCATTGTTGAGAGCTGCTGTGGTATTGTTGGCTCTGATTTGAGGCCAGAGTCTACTGGGTTGTCGGCCGATGGATCAATTCATTCACCAGAGAATTTCTTAAGTTTCTGCTATGCTTGCAAGAAGCATCTTGTGCAGGGAAAAAACATTTACATGTACAG tCTAATGCAGAGGTGA
- the LOC110601660 gene encoding uncharacterized N-acetyltransferase p20, producing MERGSSAPITDLHEGGNELPNISLRPLEVSDIDDFMVWASDKRVTRFCRFCPYTSKEDGINYIKNTAVPHPWFRAICLNNRPIGSISVTKNSGIDICRGELGYVLAAQYWGKGIATKAVKMVAKTIFNQWPELERLEALVDVENVGSQRVLEKAGFMREGVLRKYCILKGRSRDMVIFSLLSTDPVN from the coding sequence ATGGAGCGTGGTTCTTCTGCACCAATAACAGACTTGCATGAAGGGGGTAACGAATTACCAAACATCTCACTTCGTCCATTGGAAGTCTCCGATATCGATGATTTCATGGTCTGGGCTTCTGACAAGAGAGTGACTCGTTTTTGTCGTTTCTGTCCTTACACTAGCAAAGAAGATGGCATAAACTATATCAAAAACACTGCTGTACCCCACCCTTGGTTTAGGGCAATATGCCTTAACAACAGGCCTATTGGTTCCATTTCAGTGACAAAGAATTCAGGTATTGATATATGCAGAGGAGAACTTGGCTATGTTCTGGCTGCCCAATACTGGGGAAAGGGGATTGCGACAAAGGCAGTGAAAATGGTGGCCAAAACCATTTTTAACCAGTGGCCAGAACTGGAGAGACTTGAAGCCTTGGTAGATGTAGAAAACGTGGGTTCACAAAGGGTACTAGAGAAGGCTGGCTTCATGAGAGAAGGTGTTCTAAGAAAGTATTGTATTCTGAAGGGAAGGTCTAGAGACATGGTGATTTTTAGTCTTCTTTCTACAGATCCTGTAAATTGA
- the LOC110601659 gene encoding protein CDC73 homolog isoform X2, whose protein sequence is MDPLTALREFTIRGEVDKIVRVNDEFRFGNDYSFPCAIKTAYRSKQGNLYTLETLVYYIQNANLKFTDYLQNARALGLPAITFIDRKPLLDYLTGKLSSTDSIVFPLPQQQQQLQQPQQNPNADLAHEYRPDDPAILDSNDADAAGADNGKEEDPVTMIYAMERPLKDRESLLECKNRDFYSVLVASTRREEERQRIESQQRKDGLVAKSRLMGADDRGIGYGDELSYDATPKPKMHLKGGKFGEGVPIILVPSAFQTLITIYNVKEFLEDGIYIPTDVKVKQMKGAKPDCVTVQKKFSTDRNRVMTAYEVRDKPSALKAEDWDRVVAVFVLGKEWQFKDWPFKDHVEIFNKNFRRMVGYTMNKSYGLFTYPCLSINLKNIWVEFFTMLFTKS, encoded by the exons ATGGATCCTCTCACCGCTCTCCGTGAGTTTACCATTCGCGGCGAAGTGGACAAGATCGTCCGAGTTAACGACGAGTTCCGTTTCGGCAACGACTACAGCTTCCCTTGTGCGATAAAGACTGCTTATCGCTCCAAGCAGGGGAATCTCTACACCCTCGAAACCCTCGTTTACTACATCCAGAACGCCAATCTCAAGTTCACTGATTACCTCCAGAATGCTCGCGCCCTCGGCCTCCCCGCCATTACTTTTATCGACCGTAAGCCTCTCCTCGATTACCTTACCGGAAAGCTCTCTTCCACCGACTCCATCGTTTTCCCTCTCccccagcagcagcagcagcttcAACAGCCCCAGCAAAACCCTAATGCTGATCTCGCCCATGAGTACCGCCCCGACGATCCCGCTATCCTCGATTCCAATGATGCTGATGCAGCAGGAGCTGACAATGGTAAAGAGGAGGATCCTGTGACTATGATATACGCCATGGAGAGGCCTCTCAAGGATAGGGAGTCTTTGTTGGAGTGCAAGAATAGAGATTTTTATAGCGTGCTGGTGGCTTCTACCCGCCGGGAAGAGGAGAGGCAGAGAATTGAATCTCAGCAAAGGAAAGATGGGTTGGTGGCTAAGAGTAGATTGATGGGGGCTGACGATAGAGGAATTGGGTATGGTGATGAACTGAGTTATGATGCGACGCCCAAGCCCAAAATGCATTTGAAAGGAGGCAAATTTGGGGAGGGAGTGCCCATAATTTTAGTTCCCAGCGCTTTTCAGACTTTGATTACTATTTATAATGTTAAGGAGTTCTTGGAGGATGGAATTTATATACCCACGGATGTCAAGGTGAAGCAAATGAAAGGGGCGAAGCCAGACTGTGTAACGGTACAGAAGAAGTTTAGTACTGATAGAAATAGGGTGATGACTGCGTATGAGGTCAGGGACAAGCCGTCTGCACTGAAGGCTGAGGATTGGGATCGGGTTGTGGCTGTCTTCGTGTTGGGAAAAGAGTGGCAGTTCAAGGATTGGCCGTTTAAGGATCATGTGGAGATATTTAATAAAA ATTTTAGGAGGATGGTTGGTTACACGATGAACAAATCGTATGGACTTTTTACATACCCTTGTTTATCAATTAATTTGAAGAATATTTGGGTTGAATTTTTTACAA